GTGCCCGCCGCAGGCGATGCTGCACGACGAGAGGTACGGGAGGATCGCGGCGTCGTCGAACCCCTCCCCGAGATCGGCGTTGAGGTCGATCTCCGGCGCGCGCTTCACGCCGGCCATGCGCCCTCCCGGGCCGCCCGCTGACCGGCGAACGCGGCCACCGCCTCGTCGCGCGAGATCTCGCGAAAACTCACCATGTCTCCCGGCCGCAATTGTCCCAGAACGCGCAAGTCGGCGGCAACGACGACGGCGATCTTCGGGTAGCCCCCCGTGACCGGCCCGTCCGGCATGAGGACGATCGGCCCGCCTCCGGCGGGGACCTGGACCGACCCGACGACGACGCCCTCCGGCGGGATCTCCCCTTCCGTCGGCGCAACGGCTTCCCCTTCGAGCCGCAGCCCGCGCCGGTCGGATCGCGGAGAGACGCGAAACGGCTGGCCGAAGAAACGCCGCCGCGAGCTTTCGGGAAAGAGGTCCCGCTGCGGCCCCGGCATCGCGC
This genomic window from Thermoanaerobaculia bacterium contains:
- a CDS encoding KipI antagonist codes for the protein AMPGPQRDLFPESSRRRFFGQPFRVSPRSDRRGLRLEGEAVAPTEGEIPPEGVVVGSVQVPAGGGPIVLMPDGPVTGGYPKIAVVVAADLRVLGQLRPGDMVSFREISRDEAVAAFAGQRAAREGAWPA